One Vitis riparia cultivar Riparia Gloire de Montpellier isolate 1030 chromosome 4, EGFV_Vit.rip_1.0, whole genome shotgun sequence genomic window carries:
- the LOC117913132 gene encoding auxin-responsive protein SAUR50-like — translation MALKKSNKQPAALKQILKRCSSFGKKPGHDQGSLPDDVPKGHFAVYVGENRSRYIVPISWLAHPEFQGLLQRAEEEFGFNHDMGLTIPCEEVVFLSLTAMIR, via the coding sequence ATGGCTCTaaagaaatcaaacaaacaacCAGCAGCTCtgaaacaaattctcaaaagatGTTCAAGCTTTGGGAAGAAACCTGGCCATGATCAAGGTAGCCTTCCAGATGATGTGCCAAAAGGCCACTTTGCGGTATATGTTGGTGAAAACAGAAGCAGATATATTGTTCCAATCTCATGGTTGGCTCACCCAGAGTTTCAAGGCCTACTCCAAAGAGCCGAGGAGGAATTCGGCTTTAATCACGACATGGGTCTTACCATCCCTTGTGAGGAAGtagtttttctctctctaacagCCATGATCAGATGA
- the LOC117913458 gene encoding 60S ribosomal protein L8, whose product MGRVIRAQRKGAGSVFKSHTHHRKGPARFRSLDFGERNGYLKGVVTEIIHDPGRGAPLARVTFRHPFRYKHQKELFVAAEGMYTGQFVYCGKKATLIVGNVLPLRSIPEGAVVCNVEHHVGDRGVFARASGDYAIVVSHNPDNGTSRIKLPSGAKKIVPSGCRAMIGQVAGGGRTEKPMLKAGNAYHKYRVKRNCWPKVRGVAMNPVEHPHGGGNHQHIGHASTVRRDAPPGQKVGLIAARRTGRLRGQAAATASKADKA is encoded by the exons ATGGGGCGAGTGATACGAGCACAGAGGAAAGGTGCGGGATCGGTTTTCAAGTCCCATACCCACCACCGCAAAGGTCCAGCCCGTTTCCGAAGCCTAGACTTCGGGGAGAGAAATGGGTATCTAAAGGGCGTGGTCACCGAAATCATCCACGACCCGGGTCGAGGCGCCCCACTCGCCCGAGTCACCTTCCGCCACCCTTTCCGATACAAACACCAGAAGGAGCTGTTCGTGGCGGCTGAGGGCATGTACACGGGCCAGTTCGTTTACTGCGGCAAGAAAGCCACCCTCATTGTCGGTAACGTTCTGCCCCTGCGCTCTATTCCCGAAGGTGCCGTGGTCTGTAACGTTGAACATCACGTTGGTGATCGAGGTGTCTTCGCCAGGGCATCCGGCGATTATGCTATTGTTGTCAGCCACAACCCTGATAATGGCACCAGCAG GATCAAGCTCCCATCTGGGGCTAAGAAGATTGTTCCAAGTGGATGCAGAGCAATGATTGGGCAGGTTGCAGGTGGAGGGAGGACTGAGAAGCCCATGCTCAAGGCTGGTAATGCTTACCACAAATATAGAGTAAAGAGGAACTGCTGGCCAAAGGTACGTGGTGTGGCAATGAACCCAGTGGAGCATCCCCATGGAGGAGGAAACCACCAGCACATTGGGCATGCAAGTACAGTCAGGCGCGATGCCCCTCCTGGCCAAAAGGTGGGTCTTATTGCTGCAAGAAGAACTGGTCGTCTCCGAGGGCAAGCTGCTGCCACTGCTTCCAAAGCCGACAAGGCATAG
- the LOC117912229 gene encoding transcription initiation factor TFIID subunit 14b: MPHTPSLSSPRNQSDVSESAVKLQRLVMGRSTDDPEKKIPNRRLKDVEICVPISYGTISFWLGRKASESQSHKWTVYVRGATNEDLGVVIRRAVFQLHPSFNNPMRVVDSPPFELSESGWGEFEIAITLYFHSDVCDKQLDLFHHLKLYPEDESGPQSTKKPVVVESYNEIVFPDPLDSFFARVKDHPAVIVPRLPASFNLPAPVPIENAKEKKRGDTKDHSLNQWFVNFSEADELLKLATARQQVQAHIVKLRRQLSVIDGLPRPLKPASDE; encoded by the exons ATGCCTCATACACCATCCCTTTCTTCACCCAGAAATCAATCGGACGTCTCTGAATCCGCCGTTAAACTGCAGCGCCTCGTTATGGGAAGATCTACTGACGATCCTGAGAAGAAG ATTCCGAACAGGAGACTCAAGGATGTTGAGATTTGCGTTCCAATATCATATGGGACAATCTCGTTCTGGCTGGGTAGAAAAGCCAGTGA GTCTCAGTCGCATAAGTGGACTGTGTATGTTCGTGGGGCCACAAATGAGGACCTTGGTGTGGTGATTCGGCGTGCTGTATTCCAATTGCATCCCAGTTTCAATAATCCTATGAGAGTGGTTGACTCACCCCCGTTTGAGTTATCAGAATCTGGGTGGGGTGAATTTGAAATTGCTATAACCCTCTATTTCCACAGTGATGTCTGTGATAAACAATTAGATTT GTTCCACCATTTGAAGTTGTATCCCGAAGATGAATCTGGTCCCCAGTCTACCAAGAAACCTGTTGTTGTAGAATCATACAATGAGATTGTTTTTCCTGATCCTTTAGATAGTTTTTTTGCTCGTGTAAAGGATCACCCGGCTGTAATTGTGCCCAGGCTGCCTGCTAGTTTTAACTTGCCTGCTCCTG TGCCAATAGAAAATGCCAAGGAAAAGAAGAGAGGTGATACCAAAGATCATTCTTTAAATCAGTGGTTTGTGAATTTCTCGGAGGCAGATGAACTGTTGAAACTGGCAACAGCACGTCAGCAG GTGCAAGCTCATATTGTTAAGCTGAGAAGACAATTGAGCGTGATCGATGGACTGCCTCGGCCATTGAAACCAGCCTCTGATGAGTGA
- the LOC117912013 gene encoding filament-like plant protein 4 yields MDRGWPWKKKTSDKTITEKTAATSGSDKASLASVASLTDKENYNKVNYVQISLDSYTHMTGFEAQVNTLEGQVKILEDQVKDLNKKLSEVHSEITMKESLVEQHAKVAEEAVSGWEKANAEALALKLQLESITLLRLTAEDRASHLDGALKECMKQVRCVKEENEQRLHEVILTKSEQWDKIKLELEGKIVDLDQELLRSSAQNAALSKSLQDHSNMLMKIKEEKFQAEANIEHLKGNIQSYEKEINSLKYELHIVSKELDIRNEEKNMSIKLAEVANKQHLECGKKIAKLEAECQRLRGLVRKKLPGPAALAQMKLEVENLGQNFHEPRLRTPVKSPNLHLSQLSEFSNETLQQNQKEIEFLTTRLLAMEDETKMLKEALAARNHELQTSRSTCAKVAGRLKSLEAQQDLIQQRSSPRSNYGVPTEGSSSQNGSNPASVASTSEDGIDEEGSCVESLATSLISDLPHCRGNKRLGKSRKHDNSNHLDLMDDFLEMERLAHSSNHSNGVSSIIKDLNNEKGDTACHSTLVDVAKSGNLPSEWPTDSNSSPNQVSSCLESSAIEHGLCVDHLLLLKLQSRISIILESQTKDTDKGKILEEIKCAMQDIQDSMHQQSASCFYEGIHPDDASHNWEACPQDTRETKDSKILLGEDGKPCTDKEHVINQNLVAAVSQIHQFVLSLGKEAMQVPDTSTVRNEIIKNIEDFSISVDKFLFNKLSLVEFFLGLSHILIKASELKSSVLDCKGHEGETTTFDCIDKVALLENKVVKDESSRQGFPRGCDNNSHSTSDPEILQEENLSPGFWSDLSSCKCSLKDLELLQSCKDNMEMDLARCTQDLENTRLQLKEMEQLLTELKSLLALSQKSRSLAETQLKCMTESYKSLELHAQELEAEVISLQEKMENLNYELQEEKDSHQDALARCEDLQEQLQRVKSHSMSLLSSAADLDVKSTQEREIAAAAEKLAECQQTIDILGRQLKSLQPQSKFIESQDSRRLQSNEGLVGDKPCHSGSKKQAIFNSSEFYQADMLHASPTAAQDVGEKLLHISNSPSSPSNVEPNLLPRSPISPSHHHNKPKKSSSSSAMLAPEKHLRGFSSFFASRGKKGNGR; encoded by the exons ATGGACCGCGGTTGGCCCTGGAAGAAAAAAACATCTGATAAGACCATAACTGAGAAAACAGCGGCTACATCAGGTTCTGACAAAGCTTCTTTGGCCTCAGTTGCATCTCTAACTGATAAG GAAAACTACAACAAGGTCAACTATGTTCAAATATCTTTGGACTCGTATACACATATGACTGGGTTTGAAGCTCAAGTTAATACATTGGAAGGACAAGTCAAAATATTGGAGGATCAAGTAAAGGATTTGAACAAAAAGTTGTCTGAGGTTCATTCAGAGATCACTATGAAAGAAAGCCTAGTTGAACAGCATGCCAAAGTTGCTGAAGAAGCTGTTTCAG GATGGGAGAAGGCTAATGCTGAAGCTCTCGCACTGAAACTTCAACTTGAATCCATCACACTCTTGAGGCTTACAGCTGAAGATCGAGCTTCCCATCTGGATGGTGCTCTCAAAGAGTGCATGAAGCAGGTAAGATGTgtgaaggaagaaaatgaaCAGAGATTGCATGAAGTAATTCTTACTAAATCCGAGCAATGGGACAAGATCAAGCTTGagcttgaaggaaaaatagttgATTTAGATCAAGAACTTCTTAGGTCGAGTGCTCAAAATGCTGCTCTTTCAAAGTCACTGCAAGATCATTCAAACATGCTaatgaaaatcaaagaagaaaaatttcAAGCAGAGGCCAACATTGAACATCTGAAGGGAAACATTCAGtcatatgaaaaagaaataaattcattgaagTATGAGCTGCATATAGTTTCTAAGGAGCTTGATATTCGAAATGAGGAAAAGAACATGTCTATAAAGTTAGCAGAAGTTGCAAACAAGCAACACTTGGAATGTGGGAAGAAAATTGCAAAGCTGGAAGCAGAGTGCCAAAGACTTCGTGGCCTCGTCCGCAAGAAATTGCCTGGGCCTGCTGCATTGGCTCAGATGAAGCTGGAAGTTGAGAATTTAGGCCAGAATTTCCATGAACCTCGACTAAGGACTCCAGTTAAGAGTCCTAACCTACATTTGTCTCAATTATCAGAGTTTTCAAATGAAACATTGCAGCAAAACCAAAAGGAGATTGAGTTTCTTACTACTCGTTTATTGGCAATGGAAGACGAAACAAAGATGCTGAAAGAAGCTTTGGCTGCTCGTAACCATGAACTGCAGACTTCAAGAAGCACGTGTGCAAAGGTAGCTGGCAGACTTAAGAGCCTAGAAGCACAACAGGATCTTATTCAACAGAGAAGCTCTCCAAGATCAAATTATGGGGTCCCTACTGAAGGTTCCTCAAGTCAAAATGGTAGCAATCCTGCCAGTGTAGCTTCAACGTCTGAAGATGGGATTGATGAAGAAGGAAGCTGTGTGGAGTCTTTGGCAACATCTTTGATCTCTGATCTCCCCCATTGTAGGGGGAACAAGAGGCTTGGAAAATCTAGGAAACACGATAACTCAAATCATTTGGATTTAATGGATGACTTTCTAGAGATGGAGAGATTGGCACATTCATCAAATCACTCTAATGGGGTCAGCTCCAtcataaaagatttaaataatgAGAAGGGTGACACTGCATGCCACAGCACATTAGTTGATGTTGCAAAGAGTGGGAACCTTCCATCTGAATGGCCAACTGATTCAAATTCATCACCAAATCAGGTTTCTTCCTGTTTGGAATCTTCAGCAATTGAACATGGTCTTTGTGTGGATCACCTTCTCTTGTTGAAACTCCAATCAAGAATTTCAATTATACTTGAGTCTCAAACCAAGGACACTGATAAGGGTAAGATTTTGGAAGAGATCAAATGTGCTATGCAGGATATACAAGATTCTATGCATCAGCAGTCGGCAAGTTGTTTTTATGAGGGAATTCATCCTGATGATGCTTCACACAATTGGGAAGCTTGTCCTCAAGATACTAGGGAAACCAAAGATAGCAAGATCTTGTTGGGTGAGGATGGTAAACCCTGTACAGATAAGGAACATGTTATAAACCAAAATTTGGTGGCTGCTGTTTCCCAAATTCATCAATTTGTATTATCTCTGGGCAAGGAAGCTATGCAAGTTCCAGATACTTCTACTGTgagaaatgaaataattaaaaatattgaggaTTTCTCTATCTCTGTTGATAAATTCCTGTTCAACAAACTAAGTTTGGTGGAATTTTTCCTTGGTCTTTCTCATATTTTGATCAAAGCTAGTGAGCTGAAATCTAGTGTCCTGGACTGTAAGGGTCATGAAGGAGAAACTACTACTTTTGACTGCATTGACAAGGTTGCTTTGCTAGAGAATAAGGTGGTTAAGGATGAGTCATCAAGACAGGGATTTCCCAGAGGGTGTGATAACAATTCTCATTCCACTTCTGATCCTGAGATTCTGCAAGAAGAAAACTTAAGTCCAGGTTTTTGGTCTGATCTCTCATCATGTAAATGCTCATTAAAGGATTTGGAACTGCTGCAATCATGTAAAGATAACATGGAAATGGACTTAGCTAGGTGCACTCAGGATCTTGAGAACACAAGGTTGCAATTAAAGGAAATGGAGCAGCTTCTAACAGAATTAAAATCACTGTTGGCTTTATCACAAAAATCAAGAAGCCTGGCAGAGACTCAGCTGAAATGTATGACAGAGTCTTATAAATCACTTGAATTGCATGCACAGGAATTAGAAGCTGAGGTGATCAGTCTacaagaaaaaatggagaatctAAATTATGAACTTCAAGAAGAAAAGGACAGTCATCAGGATGCTTTGGCCAGGTGTGAGGATCTTCAAGAGCAACTGCAAAG GGTCAAGAGCCATTCCATGAGCTTGCTATCTTCTGCTGCAGATCTTGATGTGAAGTCTACACAG GAGAGAGAGATAGCAGCTGCAGCAGAGAAGCTTGCAGAGTGTCAACAGACCATAGACATTCTTGGCAGACAATTGAAATCTCTGCAACCTCAAAGCAAGTTCATCGAGTCCCAGGATAGCAGGAGGCTTCAATCGAATGAGGGCTTAGTAGGAGATAAACCATGCCATAGTGGTTCAAAGAAACAAGCCATCTTCAACTCCAGTGAATTTTACCAGGCTGATATGCTCCATGCTAGTCCCACAGCTGCACAAGACGTGGGTGAGAAGCTCCTGCATATTTCAAATTCTCCATCTAGTCCATCCAACGTTGAACCAAACCTGTTACCAAGATCTCCAATAAGCCCAAGCCACCATCACAATAAGCCTAAAAAGTCATCTTCCTCTTCTGCTATGTTGGCGCCTGAGAAACATCTGCGTGGTTTCAGTAGCTTCTTTGCTTCAAGAGGGAAGAAGGGGAATGGGCGGTAG